From Lujinxingia litoralis, one genomic window encodes:
- a CDS encoding A24 family peptidase: MQAITALPPWAQILIMVPLLTICLISAVTDFQQRKVFNKVTYPGVIVGLVAHTLAFGLSGLGGGLLAALTVLVVGILILPFGWLGGGDIKLFAVIGAFVGFSGLYEVIFYATLIGLLMGLTLSVANGYIVEMFRKMFRVLRSLLLSVTSRTNLTESLEPDERAYLPFAIPIFFGVLLSTTDAYLDWPLWLEGLRLWIQETV; the protein is encoded by the coding sequence ATGCAAGCGATCACCGCGCTCCCACCCTGGGCCCAGATCCTGATCATGGTCCCGCTTCTGACCATCTGCCTGATCTCCGCCGTCACCGATTTCCAACAGCGCAAAGTCTTCAACAAGGTCACCTATCCCGGGGTGATCGTGGGGCTTGTAGCCCACACCCTGGCCTTTGGTCTCTCGGGGCTGGGCGGCGGACTGCTCGCGGCGCTTACGGTGCTGGTGGTCGGCATCCTGATTCTGCCCTTTGGCTGGCTGGGCGGCGGCGACATCAAGCTCTTTGCCGTGATCGGTGCCTTTGTGGGCTTTAGCGGCCTCTACGAGGTCATCTTCTACGCCACGCTCATCGGCCTGCTGATGGGGCTGACCCTCTCGGTGGCCAACGGTTACATCGTCGAGATGTTTCGCAAGATGTTCCGCGTGCTGCGCTCGCTCTTGCTCTCGGTGACCAGCCGTACCAACCTCACCGAATCCCTGGAGCCCGACGAACGCGCCTACCTGCCCTTTGCGATCCCGATCTTCTTTGGCGTGTTACTCTCCACGACCGATGCCTACCTGGACTGGCCCCTGTGGCTGGAGGGATTACGCCTGTGGATTCAGGAGACGGTGTGA